From the genome of bacterium:
CTATCAGGCCTCAAGCAGTGAACTGTACGGGAACTCCCCGCCTCCACAGAGTGAATCGACGCCCTTCGAACCCAGGAGCCCCTACGCGGCGGCCAAGCTCTACTCATACTGGATGGTGGTCAACTACCGGGAAGGGTACGGCATCCACGCCAGCAACGGGATCCTGTTCAATCATGAGAGCCCGAGGAGAGGGGAGACTTTCGTCACAAGGAAGATTACCAGGGCCCTGGCCCGGATCCTGTCCGGAAAGCAGGACAAGCTTTACCTCGGGAACCTCAAGGCCAAAAGGGACTGGGGTTTCGCCCCTGAATATGTCCAAGCCATGTGGCTTATGCTGCAGCAGGACGAACCCGGCGATTACGTCATCGCCACCGGTGAAACGTACTCTGTGGAGGAATTCCTTCACGAGGTTTTTGGTTATGCGGGAGTTGATCCGGACAGGCATGTGGAGATCGACCGGAAATATTTCCGGCCCACCGAGGTGGATGTCCTTGAGGGAGACGCATTGAAGGCACGCAAAACGCTGGGTTGGAAGCCCAAGGTCAAGTTCAGTGAACTCGTGCGTGTGATGGTGGACGCCGACATGGAGGCAGAGGGTCTCGAGCCCGTCGGCGAGGGTAAAAGGATCCTTGAGGAGAAGGGGTTCGGCTGGCTGGGGAAGCCGTAGGCCAGTAATCAGTAGTCAGTAATCAGTAGTCAGTAATCAGATAGTCAGTAATCAGATAGTCCGAAGGTTTTCCCTCTGGAATCTGGAATCGGAATTGGAGGTTTTTTATGGAACTTAGCGGAAAGAAAATACTCCTGACCGGCGGCGACGGCTTCCTGGGCCGGTTCGTCCAGAAAGAGCTGGTCAGGAACGGTGTCGATAAAAATGACATCCGGATCCCGCACTACATCGATAACGACCTGCGCGTGATGGAGAACTGCGTCGCGGCTGTGGAAGGAATAGACCTCGTCATTCACCTCGCGGCCAGCGTCGGAGGGATCGGGTTCAACAGGCGTAACCCGGGTGTGCTGTTTTACGACAACATCATCATGGGGGCCCATCTCATGGAGGCGGCTCGCCGGGAGGGGGTCGGGAAGTTCATCCAGATCGGTACGGTATGCGCCTATCCCAAGTTCACTCCGGTTCCGTTCAGGGAGGAGAGCCTGTGGGACGGCTATCCCGAAGAAACGAACGCGCCATACGGGATCGCGAAAAAAGCGCTCCTGGTGCAGGCGCAGGCTTACAGGCAGCAGTACGGTCTTAACGCCATCTACCTTCTTCCCGTCAACCTGTACGGCCCCGGGGACAATTTCGATCTGGAAGATTCCCACGTTATCCCGGCGCTGATCCGCAAATGTGTCGAGGCGAAAGAGTCCGGATCCAAGGAGATCACGGTCTGGGGTTCGGGTGAACCAACCCGGGAGTTTCTCTATGTCGAGGATTGCGCAAGGGGGATCGTCATGGCAGCGCGAGCCTATGACGGGTCCGAACCGGTCAACCTTGGTTCCGGTGTGGAGATCTGTATAAAAGACCTCGTCAACCTCATTGCCAGGTTGACCGGTTTTACCGGTGAGGTCATCTGGAACAGCGCCATGCCTGACGGGCAGCCTCGACGTTGTCTCGATACCACAAGAGCTTCCGGCTTCGGTTTCAAGGCGCAGGTCCTGTTCGAGGAGGGACTGGCTGAAACGGTGCGCTGGTACAGCGAGAACAGGAGCCGTTTACGATGAACGCCCTTTACGCTCTCGTCCTGGCCGGCGGTTCCGGGGTCCGCCTGTGGCCGGTGAGCCGCCAATTGGCGCCCAAGCAGTTCATCAACCTGATGGGGGAACTCACCTTGTTCCAGCAGACGGTCAAAAGGATGGAAACCAGGGTGTCGGCCGACAGGATGGTTTTCGTGACCTCACGGGAGCACGAGGGAGCGATCCGGGACCAGCTCCGCGGTTATCTCGGCTCAGGGCGCGCTGAAAAGGTCGTCGTTGTGGGTGAACCGGCAGGCCGTAACACGGCTCCGGCTGTCCTGCTGGGCGCCCGGATCGTTTCCCGGCAAAACCCCGACGCTGTCATGCTGGTGGCCCCTTCCGACCACGTCATCCTCGACTCATGTGCCTTCGCGGACGCCGTGGATGAATCCATGTCCGCCGCTGCCAGGGGGATGATCGTGACTTTCGGGATAAAACCCACGAGGCCTGAGACAGGTTACGGCTATATAAGGATCGGCGACCAGGCCGGCAAGGTCTTCAAGGTCGACAGGTTCGAGGAGAAACCGGACGCGGCAAGGGCTGAGGTTCTTTCCAGCGACAGAAGATACCTCTGGAACAGCGGCATCTTCCTTTTTTCCGTCAGGACCATCATGGAGGAGGCCCGGAAACACCTCCCGGAGTTGATGGACGCCCTGGACGGGATCGACCCGGGCGATCTTGCCGGACTGGACGAATGCTACGGGAAGCTCCAGGCTGTTTCCCTGGATCACGGGATCATGGAGAAAACTGACCGTGCTGCCGTCAAACCTGTTTCCATGGGTTGGAGCGATCTTGGAAGCTGGGATTCCTACTACGAGATGAACGATAAGGACATGTTCGGCAACGTGGTCACCGGTGACGCCGTCAGTCTTGACAACGAGGGGTGCCTCGTCGCCGCCGGGAGCCGTTTACTGGGTGTTGTGGGGATGAAAGACACCATCATCGTCCAGACGGAAGACGCCACACTGCTCTGTCCCAGGGGCCGCTCCCAGGAAGTCCGGCGTGTCGTCGAGCACCTCGCGGGAACGGGACGGGCCGAAAGCATGATCCACCCCACGGTGGTTCGTCCCTGGGGAGAATATACGGTCCTCATCGATCAAGGCCGGTACAAGGTGAAGAGGCTCACTGTGGCCCCTGGACAGAAGATGAGCCTTCAGAAGCACGAGCGAAGATCCGAGCACTGGGTGATGGTGAGCGGGGAGGTCGCGGTCGTCAGGGGAGATGAGAACCTCTTGCTGAAACCCAACGAGGGGGTGACCATCCCCGTGGGTATGCTGCACCGGATCGAGAACCCGGGACCGGAACCGGCTGAACTCGTGGAGGTTCAACTGGGCGAGTACGTGGGTGAGGACGACATTGTCCGGTATGACGACGATTATGGAAGGGTTAAAGAAAGTCCAAAGCCCAAGGTCCAAAGGGGAAACCTTCGACCATGGAACGGGGAGCCTGAGGCGCGTTAGCGCCGAGTTCCCATTGCCTCCAGCCTCTTGCCCATAGCCTGCATTTTTAAAACTTGAAACCTGAAATTTTAAACCGTATGGATAATTCTTTTCCTTTTCATATCTTCCGCAAGTACGATATCCGGGGCCGTTTCGGGACGGATATCAGTCGGCAGGTCGCTGCAAGGATCGGGTACGCTTTTACAGTGCTGTGCCGCGAGCGGACCGGCTCCGGTTCCCCCCTCATATCGGTCGGGATGGACGCCCGGGTCCACTCACCGGCTGTCAGGGAAGCGTTCGCGGCGGGTGTCGGCCAGGCGGGCGGACGCTGGGTGGACCTGGGTCTTTGTCCCACACCTTTGGTCTATTACAGCGCGTTCACCCTGGACACGGACGGGTTTGCCATGGTTACGGCCAGCCATAACCCGCCGCCGGACAACGGTTTCAAGCTGGGGATCGGAAAGAATACGATCCACTCCGGGGACATAAAACAGCTGGGCCAGGAGGCATCCGGGAGCCCTGATCTTCCCGACACGTCCACCTTCGAACCGGTCGATCACGTGGACATCATTTCCCTTTACCAGCGCGACATGGTGGACAGGTTTTCAGGGCTCGGGGAAAAGTTGAAAAAACTGGACCGGGCTGTCAGGGTCGTCGTGGACTCGGGAAACGGGACAGCGGGGGTGGTCGTACCACGAATCCTTCGCCAGTTATCTTTCGATGTGGTTGAGCTTTACAGTGAGCCGGACGGTACTTTCCCCAACCATCATCCCGATCCGACCCTCCCCGAGGCGCTGCAGGACCTTACTGATGAAGTCGTCCGCGGCGGCGCCGATGTCGGGATCGCTTTCGACGGGGATGCCGACCGTATCGGTGTCCTGGACGAAAAAGGGCGGATCATCTGGGGTGACATGCTTCTCCTTATCCTGGGTCTGCGGATCATCGACGAATGGCGCGGGGGAGGGGAGAGGGGCGACCCGCCCCTCGTGATCTCGGAGGTCAAGGCATCAAGGCTGCTCTACGACGGGATCGAGGCGGCCGGCGGCCGGTCCCTCATGTGGAAGACAGGGCACTCCCTCATCAAGGCGAAGATGAAGGAAACCATGGCCCAGGCGGCCGGGGAGATGAGCGGACACCTGTTCTTCGCCGACCGGTATTTCGGTTATGACGATGCCCCTTATGCGGCCCTTCGCCTGCTCGAAACCTATGTCGAGGCTCTTTCCACGGGCCGTTGCCGGCACTTTTCAGACCTTTTGAGAGGGCTTCCAGGGCTGTACAGCACCCCTGAGATCCGTGTTTCCTGTGAAGAGAGCGGGAAGTTCGACACGGTTGCGCGGTTTGCGGGATTGCTGGCCGATCACCGGGGCAGCGGAAAGGAGCCGCTCATCGAAGATATCGTCGATATCGACGGTGTTCGGGTGTTGTTCACCGACGGCTGGGGGCTGCTGCGCGCAAGCAATACGGGACCTGTCCTTGTCATGCGTTTCGAGGGGACCGACGAGAAAACGGTAAGACGTTACAGAGGACTTTTCGACCGGCTGCTGGGGGAGGCAAAAGGAACGGTTTGAAACGCGATATTTCGGCTCTTCCGGGAAATGAGTATCCGCGAATCAGATCAAACGTCGAATGTGGATTTATCACTGTGAACTGTAAACCGTAAACGGTAGACTGCCCTTATGCCATATATTCGTCTCCTCAGGCTCCACCAGTGGATAAAGAACGGCTTCGTGCTGGCCCCGCTCGTCTTTGCGGGCAGGCTTCTGGAAATGGACTCCGTGGTCCTGGCCCTTTCAGGTTTCACGGCATACTGCTTCGCCTCCAGCGCCACATACGTCTTCAATGACATCTTCGATCGTGATCAGGATCGCCATCATCCCTTCAAGTGCCGGCGCCCCGTGGCTTCCGGGGAGGTGTCCGTTCCGGCTGCCAATGTCCTCGGTGCCGGCCTTCTCCTCACATCCATCCTCATCGCCGCCGGGGTGGGGATCCCGTTTCTCTGGACCCTGCTGGCCTATCTGGCCCTCCAGGTCGGTTACAATGTCCTGTTCAGGAACATGGTCATCCTTGATATCCTTGTCATCGCCCTCGGGTTCGTACTCCGTGCCGTAGCCGGCACCTACGCCATCGATGTTGTCATCTCGCCCTGGCTGATCCTGTGTACACTGCTCATCGCCCTGTTCCTGGGTTTTGCCAAGCGCCGCCAGGAGATCATCCTCCTTGGGAAAGACGCCGTACAGCACAGGAGGATCCTCCAAAGCTACTCAGTTCCCCTGCTGGACCAGCTCATCGGCATCGTCACGGCGGCCACCATCGTTTCCTACGCCATCTACACCCTTTCACCGGATGTGACGGATCGCATCGGGTCCCCTTACATGATCCTGACGCTTCCTTTTGTGATTTACGGCATTTTCCGGTACCTGTATCTTGTCCACGTGATGGAAAAGGGCGGCAGCCCAACCAGGGATTTTCTCACTGACGGCCCGCTGCTGGTGTCCACATTTCTCTGGGGCGTGGTGTCGGCTGTGCTGATATATCTTTAAGAGCAGTCCAAAATCCATCCACCTTCGCCATCCCCCTTCGTCAAGACTACGGAGGATATGGAGGCTTCGGTGGACATGAAGTCTAAAGTCCAAAGGGGATTAGAGCGGGCAATAGGCAATAGGCGAGAGGCTATAGGGAAGAGCAGTTGGCACGATGAAGAACACGGGCTTTTCAACCATTACCTCAAGCCCCCAGCCCATTGCCGGCCTTCAAAAAACATGGAACGTGAAACGTGAGGCGCACAAGCGCCGAGCGAAGGAGAACGCAGTTGGAAAGATCCAAGGTCGTCGTGCTGAAAACCACCCCTGCATCGGTCGTTGCCGACTACGGTGAACTGATGAGGCGTGCCGGGTACAGGGAGGTTATCGATCCCAAGATCCCCACGCTTCTGAAGCTTAACCTGTCATGGACGAAATATTATCCGGCGTGCTCTTCCCAGCCCTGGCAGGTTCACGGGGTCGTCAAGACCATGATCGACGACGGCTACGAGCGGGACAGGATCATCCCCATCGAGAACAAGACGGTGGTCACTGACCCGATCAAGGGAGCGATCAACAACAGGTGGATGAAGGTTCTTGACGAATATGGCCTGAAATTCACCCCCTTGCCCGACGTCAAGTGGGTCACGCACCAGTTCGCAGGGCCGCTGCTCAAGCTCCACGAGATCTTCCCGGAAGGGATCGAGATCCCGGAGATGTTCCTGGGCAAGAACGTCATTCACCTGCCAACGGTCAAGACCCACGGTCACAGCACGACGACCGGCGCCATCAAGAACTCTTTCGGGGGGCTGCTTAAAACCGTCAGGCATTACGCCCACAAATACATGCACGAGGTCCTGGTGGACCTGATGATCATGCAGAAGGAGCTGCACCCCTGCATTTTCGCCGTCATGGACGGGACGGTCGCCGGCAACGGTGCAGGTCCGAGAACCATGCTTCCTGTGGAGAAGGACTACATCCTGGCCAGTTCAGACAGTGTGGCCATCGACTCGGTCGCCGCCTCCATGATGGGTTTTGACCCCATGAGCATCCCTTATCTCAGGATGTGTCACGAGAGGGGATTGGGGATCGCCGACCCGGCCCGGATCGAGGTCGAGGGTGAGGATATTGAAGGGGTCAACTTCGGGTTTACCGTCAAGCGCAGCTTCGTGATCTGGGGTGACCAGCTCATCAGGAAGGGGTGGCTGCGTCCCCTGGAAAAGATCCTTCTTCATTCACCGCTGGTGGCGTGGGCTCCCTTCGCCTCCAACGTCTACCATGACATATTCTGGTACCCGCTGATCGGCATGCCGGAGATAAGGCGGTTCAACCGCGGCAAATGGGGTCGGCTTTTTGAGTCTTACCGCTAAACCGAAACGGGTCTGGAAGGGCAGAAATATCCTTCTCTGGACCGTCCTTTCGGCGGTTATAATCTTTATCCTGATCAGCCTCATCTCCGATCTCGAGGCCCTGATGAAGGCTCTGGCAGGGTTTCCCCGGATCCTCCTCGTTCCCATCGCCATGTTGTCCCTGGGCAACTATATCCTGCGGTATGTCAAGTGGCACTGGTACCTGAAGCTCATGGGTTACAGGATCAGGAGGTTCCCCAACTTCCTGGTATTCCTGTCAGGATTTGCCCTGACGGTGACCCCGGGGAAGGTCGGGGAGTTCATCAAGGCGTTCATCGTCAAGGAAAGGTTCCAGGTGCCCTATACCGTGTCCACCGCGGTGCTGCTCATGGAGCGCTTTACAGACGTCGCAGCCCTCGTGTTGTTAAGCTGTCTTGGCCTTTTGCTGCGTTTCCTGCATTGGTCTGCGGCCGTGGCGGCTGTTTTCATCCTTTTCGCCTTTCTCATGCTCCTGAGGAACCGGTCTCTCGTGGGCTGGTTCATCCTGGGGATGAGCCGTTTCAAGCTCCTGAAGCGCTTTACAGGGCCCCTGAGGACCTTTTACGAAGAGGGGAGGGTGCTTTTGGAACCCTGGGTCTTCGTTCAGTCGCTGATCCTCAGTCTATGTGCCTGGTTCCTGGAAGGGCTCGGATATGCCCTTGTGGTCTGGAGTTTTAATGTCGGGATCTCCCTCACCGAAGGTGTGTTCATCTATTCGGCGGCCATCCTGGGCGGTGCCTTGACCCTGTTTTTCGGCGGATTGGGGGCCACCGAGGGCGGCATGGTGGGTCTCGGGATCGCCTTTGGCATGTCCACGCCCATCGCGGGGGCTTCGACCGTTATCATACGGGTGATGACCCTCTGGTTTGCGGTTCTCATCGGGTGGAGTGTGTTCCTGACCACCCCCTGGCTGCGCTCTCTTCTCCAGGCAGCGAGGATCGATGAGGACGAAATGACCAGTGAGGAGATCAAGATTGATAAGAGAAAAAGTGTCTAGGAGTCTGGCTCAACCGTTCGCCCTCGCGAGCTGGAATTTGGATGATGCGATCCCGGTTCCTGTATAAGCGGTGTAATCCTTTTCACAAAAACGCCTATAATATCAATCTATTATGCTTCAGTAGTTAACAAGGCGCTTCACCTATGCATTTCATCAATAGCAAGAAAATGGATCCACGAGAAAATGCCGCGCCTTGAAAGGGATGTCCTGGCGGCGCGCGTTGAGGCTGTGCTGGACGTTGTTAATGTACGGGAAGTGCTGAATAAAACAGATGTACCCGTACTGTACATCGCCGCATCACGGGATCGGGTGGTGCCACGGAAGTGCCTGGACGCTGTATCGAGTTGATCTGAGTCAGCCAGATTCAATTACGCATAAGAATGATTATGACAAGTTGCAGGTTGGTCAGGCATATTTCTGTTGATGGTGCTAAAGCTCCAAATGCAACTGCTCAACATTATGTTTTTCAAAGACTTTTCTGAAAATCAGGTATTTCCTTTCATATCGCATTGATGACGGAACATCCTCATATAGGTAACTGTACAACTTACCCACTATCTTCCCAACATAGGAGAACCAGAAGAATCTTCCATCATTCCTTGAATAGATTCGTCTTGGAGGGAACCCGGCTTTTTCCAGTTCGGCAAGCATCCCTTCGATTAACACTTTAGAGCCGCTGAAGAACCTGGCGTGGCAGGAGTTTGCACCATGCTTGCCGATCGATCCATCCCCATCCCAGCATCCTCGGATAAAATGACGCACATACGGTTCAGGGACATTGGGAAATTTGATATTCAGACTTTTACGCTCTGAAATTCCAAGTTCAACCAAACGGTCAAATATCGTGTCGTTGTAAATAGTGAAACTGTAAATAGCACCAGCTGTTGTATGTTCGTACTTCCTCTCCTTCTGGAAAATGATTTTGGCGTTAGAACACATCAAATCAAGAATTTTTCCAAGCAATTCAGGTTCTTTTTGAGCAAAGCTCAGAATTTTTCGCCTTCGTATTTTTGCATTCGCTCCTCGTGTCGGTACTTTTGATATATTTCCATCAGTGGCTAACGCACCCAGCACATAGGCCATTTCTGCTGACCACTCATCAAAGAAATTCTCGTTAACATAGCGTTTTTCCAATTGAACTGTTGTTTTTTCACCTGATTCATCAACCCGATCGAAAGAGATCTTTCCTTTTTCAAGGGCCATGGTTCTGGCGTCACCCAGGGACCTTATTGGTATCTCCCATTTGTTCATCTTCTGGGAAACGGCCTGTCTGGTGATTCCGAAGGTCCTTGCGATATCTGACAGTGATTTCGACTGATCCCAGTAAAGCTCAAAAAGAAGGTCCATGTTCAATTCCTTCGCAAACCTTTTCCCTTTCACCTTGGTTCCGGAGTGCCGCTCCTGGATGAAATCGTTGTAGCATTTCACACACAGACCGCGGGCGACGTGCTTGATCTCCACGGTTCCGCATCCAGTGCATTTGTTGTGCTTTCTAGCCCACATGTTACGGTATCCCATCAAATTCCGCACCACACCCTGGACACGTTCCCCCTTCCGTTATCCTGTTCTCGGCCACACAGAACCCTCTTCTGGTCAGAAGCGTCTCCTCACAGGCGCTGCAGCGGGTGATATCCTCCCCCAGGGAGACGTTTCCCAGGTAAACGTACTTCAAACCGGCTTCCTGCCCGATCTTTTCCGCCAACTGCAGTGATTCGACCGGCGTCGGCGGCCTGTCGGTCATTTTATAGGTCGGGTGAAAACGGGAAATGTGCCATGGGATCTTCGTGTCCACCGATGCGATGAATCCGGCGATGAACTCCAGGGCTCCCCTGTCGTCGTTAAGGCCCGGGATGAGCAGGGTCGTGACCTCCAGCCAGACGCCGATCTCATGGAGGGTCTCGATGGTTTCGAGTACCGGCGCCAGTGCAGCGCCGCAGATCTTCCTGTAATGCTCCTCCGTGGCCCCCTTGAGATCGACATTAGCCGCATCGAGGAATTCTCCGGCGAAACGTGTGGATTCCCCGGTCATGAACCCGTTGGTGACGAAGACGTTGGAAAGCCCCTCTTCATGCGCCAGAACACCACAATCCCTGGCGAACTCCATGAAAACGGCAGGCTCCGTGTAGGTGTACGATATGGACCTGCATCCGGTCCTCACGGCGGCCTGGAGCACCTCCTCCGGGGTCGTCCGGTTCCCGGGAATGGGGTCTCTTTTCGGAGCTTCAAGACTGATCTGGTAGTTCTGGCAGTGGGTGCAGGACATGTTGCAGCCGGCTGTCGCGATGGAATAGGAAAGGGACCCGGGTTGGAAGTGGTAAAGCGGTTTTTTCTCGATGGGGTCCACGCTGGCGGCCACAAGCTTGCCGTAGACGAGGCTGAACAGGGTCCCTCCCCTGTTCTCCCTGACGCGACAGATCCCCCTTTTCCCCGGGACGATGCGGCACCTGTGGGCGCACAGGCTGC
Proteins encoded in this window:
- a CDS encoding phosphomannomutase/phosphoglucomutase is translated as MDNSFPFHIFRKYDIRGRFGTDISRQVAARIGYAFTVLCRERTGSGSPLISVGMDARVHSPAVREAFAAGVGQAGGRWVDLGLCPTPLVYYSAFTLDTDGFAMVTASHNPPPDNGFKLGIGKNTIHSGDIKQLGQEASGSPDLPDTSTFEPVDHVDIISLYQRDMVDRFSGLGEKLKKLDRAVRVVVDSGNGTAGVVVPRILRQLSFDVVELYSEPDGTFPNHHPDPTLPEALQDLTDEVVRGGADVGIAFDGDADRIGVLDEKGRIIWGDMLLLILGLRIIDEWRGGGERGDPPLVISEVKASRLLYDGIEAAGGRSLMWKTGHSLIKAKMKETMAQAAGEMSGHLFFADRYFGYDDAPYAALRLLETYVEALSTGRCRHFSDLLRGLPGLYSTPEIRVSCEESGKFDTVARFAGLLADHRGSGKEPLIEDIVDIDGVRVLFTDGWGLLRASNTGPVLVMRFEGTDEKTVRRYRGLFDRLLGEAKGTV
- a CDS encoding DUF362 domain-containing protein, with protein sequence MERSKVVVLKTTPASVVADYGELMRRAGYREVIDPKIPTLLKLNLSWTKYYPACSSQPWQVHGVVKTMIDDGYERDRIIPIENKTVVTDPIKGAINNRWMKVLDEYGLKFTPLPDVKWVTHQFAGPLLKLHEIFPEGIEIPEMFLGKNVIHLPTVKTHGHSTTTGAIKNSFGGLLKTVRHYAHKYMHEVLVDLMIMQKELHPCIFAVMDGTVAGNGAGPRTMLPVEKDYILASSDSVAIDSVAASMMGFDPMSIPYLRMCHERGLGIADPARIEVEGEDIEGVNFGFTVKRSFVIWGDQLIRKGWLRPLEKILLHSPLVAWAPFASNVYHDIFWYPLIGMPEIRRFNRGKWGRLFESYR
- a CDS encoding mannose-1-phosphate guanylyltransferase/mannose-6-phosphate isomerase — its product is MNALYALVLAGGSGVRLWPVSRQLAPKQFINLMGELTLFQQTVKRMETRVSADRMVFVTSREHEGAIRDQLRGYLGSGRAEKVVVVGEPAGRNTAPAVLLGARIVSRQNPDAVMLVAPSDHVILDSCAFADAVDESMSAAARGMIVTFGIKPTRPETGYGYIRIGDQAGKVFKVDRFEEKPDAARAEVLSSDRRYLWNSGIFLFSVRTIMEEARKHLPELMDALDGIDPGDLAGLDECYGKLQAVSLDHGIMEKTDRAAVKPVSMGWSDLGSWDSYYEMNDKDMFGNVVTGDAVSLDNEGCLVAAGSRLLGVVGMKDTIIVQTEDATLLCPRGRSQEVRRVVEHLAGTGRAESMIHPTVVRPWGEYTVLIDQGRYKVKRLTVAPGQKMSLQKHERRSEHWVMVSGEVAVVRGDENLLLKPNEGVTIPVGMLHRIENPGPEPAELVEVQLGEYVGEDDIVRYDDDYGRVKESPKPKVQRGNLRPWNGEPEAR
- a CDS encoding decaprenyl-phosphate phosphoribosyltransferase, giving the protein MPYIRLLRLHQWIKNGFVLAPLVFAGRLLEMDSVVLALSGFTAYCFASSATYVFNDIFDRDQDRHHPFKCRRPVASGEVSVPAANVLGAGLLLTSILIAAGVGIPFLWTLLAYLALQVGYNVLFRNMVILDILVIALGFVLRAVAGTYAIDVVISPWLILCTLLIALFLGFAKRRQEIILLGKDAVQHRRILQSYSVPLLDQLIGIVTAATIVSYAIYTLSPDVTDRIGSPYMILTLPFVIYGIFRYLYLVHVMEKGGSPTRDFLTDGPLLVSTFLWGVVSAVLIYL
- a CDS encoding GDP-L-fucose synthase yields the protein MELSGKKILLTGGDGFLGRFVQKELVRNGVDKNDIRIPHYIDNDLRVMENCVAAVEGIDLVIHLAASVGGIGFNRRNPGVLFYDNIIMGAHLMEAARREGVGKFIQIGTVCAYPKFTPVPFREESLWDGYPEETNAPYGIAKKALLVQAQAYRQQYGLNAIYLLPVNLYGPGDNFDLEDSHVIPALIRKCVEAKESGSKEITVWGSGEPTREFLYVEDCARGIVMAARAYDGSEPVNLGSGVEICIKDLVNLIARLTGFTGEVIWNSAMPDGQPRRCLDTTRASGFGFKAQVLFEEGLAETVRWYSENRSRLR
- a CDS encoding lysylphosphatidylglycerol synthase transmembrane domain-containing protein yields the protein MSLTAKPKRVWKGRNILLWTVLSAVIIFILISLISDLEALMKALAGFPRILLVPIAMLSLGNYILRYVKWHWYLKLMGYRIRRFPNFLVFLSGFALTVTPGKVGEFIKAFIVKERFQVPYTVSTAVLLMERFTDVAALVLLSCLGLLLRFLHWSAAVAAVFILFAFLMLLRNRSLVGWFILGMSRFKLLKRFTGPLRTFYEEGRVLLEPWVFVQSLILSLCAWFLEGLGYALVVWSFNVGISLTEGVFIYSAAILGGALTLFFGGLGATEGGMVGLGIAFGMSTPIAGASTVIIRVMTLWFAVLIGWSVFLTTPWLRSLLQAARIDEDEMTSEEIKIDKRKSV
- the gmd gene encoding GDP-mannose 4,6-dehydratase encodes the protein MKKALITGITGQDGSYLAEFLLSKEYEVHGIIRRASTFNTERVDHIYVDPHEKGARFFLHYGDLADSGQIDNLIYNIRPDEIYHLGAQSHVRVSFDIPEYTGDVTGLGTTRILEAIRRSGVETRFYQASSSELYGNSPPPQSESTPFEPRSPYAAAKLYSYWMVVNYREGYGIHASNGILFNHESPRRGETFVTRKITRALARILSGKQDKLYLGNLKAKRDWGFAPEYVQAMWLMLQQDEPGDYVIATGETYSVEEFLHEVFGYAGVDPDRHVEIDRKYFRPTEVDVLEGDALKARKTLGWKPKVKFSELVRVMVDADMEAEGLEPVGEGKRILEEKGFGWLGKP
- the amrS gene encoding AmmeMemoRadiSam system radical SAM enzyme, with translation MTTPALFQEKLPDGAVRCSLCAHRCRIVPGKRGICRVRENRGGTLFSLVYGKLVAASVDPIEKKPLYHFQPGSLSYSIATAGCNMSCTHCQNYQISLEAPKRDPIPGNRTTPEEVLQAAVRTGCRSISYTYTEPAVFMEFARDCGVLAHEEGLSNVFVTNGFMTGESTRFAGEFLDAANVDLKGATEEHYRKICGAALAPVLETIETLHEIGVWLEVTTLLIPGLNDDRGALEFIAGFIASVDTKIPWHISRFHPTYKMTDRPPTPVESLQLAEKIGQEAGLKYVYLGNVSLGEDITRCSACEETLLTRRGFCVAENRITEGGTCPGCGAEFDGIP